In Desulfovibrio sp. TomC, the genomic stretch GCATGCGCCACATGGCCTCGACATACTGTGGGGCAAAGCCCCAGTCCCGGGCAACATCAATGTTGCCCAGGCGAAGGGTCTCCCCGGAGCCGGCGGCAATGCGGGCGGCCGCAGCCACGATCTTGCGGGTGACGAAGCGCTTGGGCCGCAGCGGCGATTCGTGATTGAACAGGATGCCGTTGCAGGCATAGAGATTGTAGGCCTCGCGGTAGTTGCCCACCTCGAAATGGGCGGCGGCCTTGGCCACGGCATAGGGACTGCGCGGGGCAAAGGGGGTCAGTTCGGTGGCCGGCTCCCCGCCGGTGTCGCCGAAGCAGTCGCTGGAGGAGGCGTGGTACAGCCGGGCCGGCACGCCGAGAAAACGCACGGCTTCGAGCAGATTGAGCGTGCCCACGCCAATGGACATGAAGGTTTCCACGGGCTGGTCAAAGGACAGCCCGACCGAGGACTGGCCGGCCAGATGGTAGATCTCGTCGGGCTTGACCGTGTTCAGCACGGTCAGCACGCTGCGAAAGTCGGTCAGGGTCACGGAATGCACCGCCACCCGCTCCCGGATACCCAGGGCGGCGAGGCTGCCAAGCGACGCCATCTGGGCGTCCCGTGACGTACCGGCCACTTCGTAGCCCTTCTCCAGCAGCAGTTGCGCCAGATAGGCTCCATCCTGGCCTGAAATGCCAAAAATGATCGCTTTTTTCAAAAAAAAACCTCCCTTCGTCGGGCAATACACGGTAGCAAAGGCCGCAACACAGCCACGAGGCCACCTTGTTGGTGCGGCAACGCTCGCCCGGACCAGCCAAGCCCTTCGGCGGTTCCCGGGCTGCATACAGCCGACGCTCCGGCTATCGTCCCGGCGTTATTTTGCAACAGCCTTGGCGGGCTCGCCCCGGCTCTTTACTTCCTCCCGTAACGATCCTCGAATCGGACGATGTCGTCCTCGCCCAGATAGGAACCGGATTGGACCTCAATCATCTCCAGCGGGATGACGCCGGG encodes the following:
- a CDS encoding GDP-mannose 4,6-dehydratase, translated to MKKAIIFGISGQDGAYLAQLLLEKGYEVAGTSRDAQMASLGSLAALGIRERVAVHSVTLTDFRSVLTVLNTVKPDEIYHLAGQSSVGLSFDQPVETFMSIGVGTLNLLEAVRFLGVPARLYHASSSDCFGDTGGEPATELTPFAPRSPYAVAKAAAHFEVGNYREAYNLYACNGILFNHESPLRPKRFVTRKIVAAAARIAAGSGETLRLGNIDVARDWGFAPQYVEAMWRMLQRDTPEDYVIATGRTITLREFVAEAFAALGLDWREHVVVDPKLYRPTDIAISRANPTKAERQLGWKATMSPADVAQAMAVHEQQEI